A single Lactuca sativa cultivar Salinas chromosome 8, Lsat_Salinas_v11, whole genome shotgun sequence DNA region contains:
- the LOC111904041 gene encoding mitochondrial intermediate peptidase, mitochondrial translates to MMTSLLRRAASSFRSNSEKRHFFAHATHRMEETGLYGCNHLKTPKGFQRFVDEAIERSNELVGYISRMPSSAEIINAMDEISNTVCQVVDSAELCRHTHPDRDFVDEAMKASMRINEYLHYLNTNLTLYNAVLKADQDQTLTSNEAKRVAHDLRIDFEKGGIHLSAEKKDRVSQLNIEIARCCAQYNENIAKDPGHVDIYPASRIPKNLHHLVKPVNRSTSPGQKVNIREKGFRIVTEPSTVSAVLQWAHDDEVRKMTYIKSNSVPRANLGVLDNLIAARHEISQIMGYKSYAEYALNSNMASSPDVVSSFLVELSKTVQPKAFEEFESICKFKREKNGQQDIGLEPWDEAYFTRAMKSSAYNLDFSVVASYFSLTHCIKGLKILVESLFGMKFLNCPLAPGESWHPDVMKMALHHPDEGDLGYIYLDLNCRQGKYPGCAHFAIRGGRRVSKTEYQLPVIALVCNFSKPHNSSIVRLNHSDVDTLFHEFGHALHSLLSRTDYQHFSGTRVAFDMAETPSNLFEYYAWDYRVLKKFAKHYSTGDSIPEKLVESMVGAKKMFSGMELQQQIYYALVDQTLYGDLALRTIDTTSIVADLRKQHTNWEHVKGTHWQTRFSHLLYYGAGYYSYLYAKCFASTIWERVCKEDPLSLETGAAIRTKLLQHGGAKDPAQLLNHLAGDGITRSYQNHGHGGGIVPDITSLCNELNLRR, encoded by the exons ATGATGACCTCTCTACTCCGCAGAGCGGCGTCAAGCTTCCGCTCCAACTCTGAAAAACGTCACTTTTTTGCACATGCGACGCATCGCATGGAGGAGACTGGTTTATATGGATGCAATCATCTGAAAACCCCCAAGGGCTTTCAGCGTTTTGTAGATGAAGCCATTGAAAG GTCTAATGAACTTGTTGGCTACATTTCTCGAATGCCTTCATCTGCTGAAATTATTAACGCCATGGATGAAATATCAAACACC GTATGCCAAGTGGTGGATTCTGCAGAACTTTGCAGACACACACATCCTGACAG GGATTTTGTTGATGAGGCAATGAAGGCATCAATGAGGATTAACGAATATCTACAT TATCTAAATACAAATCTTACTCTATACAATGCGGTGCTGAAAGCTGATCAAGATCAGACTCTAACAAGCAATGAAGCTAAAAGAGTTGCACATGATCTTCGCATTGATTTTGAAAAGGGTGGAATTCATCTATCTGCAG AAAAGAAAGATCGAGTGAGTCAACTCAATATTGAAATTGCCAGATGCTGTGCACA GTATAATGAAAATATAGCCAAGGATCCAGGTCATGTGGATATATATCCAGCATCACGTATACCAAAGAACTTACATCATCTTGTTAAGCCTGTTAATCGGTCAACTTCAccaggtcaaaaagtcaacatcAGAGAAAAAGGGTTCCGAATAGTAACAGAACCAAGCACTGTGTCAGCTGTTTTGCAATGGGCACATGATGATGAG GTTAGGAAAATGACATATATTAAAAGTAATTCCGTACCACGTGCAAATCTTGGAGTTCTTGATAACCTAATTGCTGCACGTCATGAAATTTCTCAG ATAATGGGGTATAAATCATATGCTGAATATGCTTTGAATTCAAATATGGCTTCATCTCCGGATGTTGTATCGTCTTTTTTAGTTGAGCTGAGTAAAACTGTACAGCCGAAAGCATTTGAG GAGTTTGAGTCAATTTGTAAGTTCAAAAGAGAAAAAAATGGTCAACAAGATATAGGATTAGAGCCATGGGATGAAGCATATTTTACACGAGCAATGAAATCATCTGCTTACAACTTGGACTTTTCG GTTGTGGCCTCGTATTTTTCTTTGACACACTGTATCAAGGGTCTGAAGATTCTGGTTGAATCCTTGTTTGGAATGAAATTCCTAAATTGTCCTCTTGCACCCGGTGAATCATGGCATCCAGATGTGATGAAAATGGCCCTTCATCATCCTGATGAG GGTGATTTGGGATATATATACCTTGATTTAAATTGTAGACAGGGGAAGTATCCTGGTTGTGCTCATTTTGCCATAAGAGGAGGGCGTAGAGTTTCCAAAACAGAATACCAACTGCCA GTGATTGCCCTTGTTTGCAACTTCTCAAAGCCCCATAATTCATCAATCGTGAGACTTAACCACTCTGATGTGGATACCCTTTTCCATGAATTTGGACATGCTCTTCATTCTTTACTTTCACGAACA GATTATCAACATTTTTCAGGTACTAGAGTGGCTTTTGATATGGCCGAAACTCCTTCCAACCTTTTTGA ATACTATGCGTGGGATTATCGAGTCTTGAAGAAATTTGCTAAACATTATTCCACTGGCGATTCCATTCCTGAGAAACTTGTGGAGTCGATGGTGGGAGCCAAAAAAATGTTCTCTGGAATGGAATTGCAGCAACAG ATATATTATGCATTGGTTGATCAAACACTGTATGGTGATCTGGCATTGCGGACAATCGATACCACTTCAATTGTTGCAGATTTGAGAAAACAGCATACGAATTGGGAACACGTAAAGGGCACACATTGGCAAACGCGATTCAGTCACTTACTATATTATGGTGCAG GTTATTATAGCTACTTGTATGCAAAGTGTTTTGCATCAACCATATGGGAAAGAGTATGCAAGGAGGATCCATTGTCATTAGAGACTGGTGCTGCTATTAGAACAAAGTTACTGCAACATGGTGGAGCTAAAGATCCTGCACAGTTACTCAATCATCTTGCTGGTGATGGGATTACAAGGAGCTACCAAAATCATGGACATGGAGGAGGTATAGTTCCAGACATTACAAGCCTATGTAATGAATTGAACTTGAGAAGATGA